The stretch of DNA GTGAAAGTGCCAACCCTGTTGTCATTATATCCAAAACTCCATGCGACAGAGTCCCTCTCTTAACTGGGTCAAGCAGTACATTAATGACGTCTACATTTAGTCCATCTCTATGCACTTCTTTGAGATAGTTCGATAATTTATTATTTAAAATTCCTCCCAAAATTGCAGCGCCCATGGTATTTCCCAATATGTTCATAAACATATTAGAGGCAGTCGCCACTCCACGCATCTCCCATTTCACGCTGTTTTGAATCCCTACGATAAAAACGGTCCTAGTGAGTCCCATCCCTATACCAATCAAGAATGAACCCACACCGGCCCAGAGCCACCCTTTTTCTGGGCTTAGAGTTACAAAGAATATTGAACCCACAAGAATCCAAATTCCTCCGACGATCGCAATACGTCTAAAGCCGAATTTAAACATAACCTTACCAGCCAAAGTAGCAGCAACCACCCAACCCATCGTCATAAAAGCAAGGACAAAACCCGCAATTATTGGGGACTTTACCATAACCCCTTGAATATAGCTTGGCAAAAACGAAGAAATCCCGATTAGCACGACACCCGTCGTCAATGTTGCTAAATTCGAAACCACAATTAAAGAATCTTTCCAAATCTCCAAGGGCATGATCGGCTCAGCTTCTCGTTTTTCCTGTAAGATGAACATATAGACTCCCGCAAAAAAAACTCCCAGCAGGACGAGGACCGGTGCCGATAACCAAGACCAAACTGTTCCCGCCTGTATGAAGACAACCATCAAAGAACTAATTGAGATAAAAATGAGTGCTGAACCAATGTAGTCGATTTTATGTTCTTGTTTATGTACCGTTTCCCCAAGAAAAAACCATATTCCGGCCACTGCAAACACGCCGATCGGAACATTGACCCAAAAAATCCAAGACCATTGAACATATTGTACAAAAAAGGCTCCAAGAGCTGGCCCAATGATGGAAGATACACCCCATACACTGGAAATATAGCCTTGAATGCGAGCGCGTTCTGACATACTAAAAATGTCCCCAACGATCGTAGTAGCTATAGGTTGTACAGCTCCTGCCCCAAAACCCTGGACAAATCGAAAAAGGATAAGCATATTCATCGTTTTGGCGAAACCACATAGTACAGACCCTACAAGGAAAATAAAGACACCAAACGTGAAAACAGGTTTTCGCCCGTACAAGTCGGCGAGTTTACCATAGATGGGAATTGTCACTGCTTGAGCCAAAAGGAAAGACGAAAATACCCAACTAAATAGAGAGAAACCCCCGAGATCTCCCACAATGCTGGGTATCGCAGTCGCGACAATTGTTCCCTCAATTGCAGCCATAAACATTGCTAACATAATGCCGGCTAAAACAACGGTGCGATTCGTTTTTATAGGTTTACGAACATGAACTTCCTTATTGAGCATGTATCTAAAAACTCCTTCTAAACTCCAAATGTGCTTTAGCTTATATTACGACAAACGACATAGGTGAGCATTTCAATTCTCTTATTCAGCTATTACTTTATGCTTCTCTAAAACTGCCCGAATCGTGAACCACTCCACCTCGTCTGAGAGAAGATCTTTAATAGGTCGTAATTTCTCTCGACCCACTTTGCATACCGCGTCCAAAATAGCTGATTCTTGTTCAACCGGTATGAAATCATTCCAAGGTACTGCATGTCCCTCAAGACTGCAACGAACAAAATGATCCTGGACTGTGAGCGCAGTGAGCTTTCTAACGTTCGCAATGTCTTCTAACGTGAGTCCTTCCTTGTAAAGCATTAAGGTTTGGTGATGACTTGGCAACTTTTCTTTTGCATTATTGGCTGAATTCCCATTTTCCTTGGGTGTTTCAATATCATCCTCATTAAATGAACGACTAAGTTTAGACTTGAGCCTTGCTCCTCCAGGAATTTCAACCTCAATAAAACTCTGGATCCCCGCCAAGAAGTCGTCTCCATACTTCTCTAATTTTCGCTCCCCAACCCCGCTGATGCGTATCATCGCCTGACGATCGTTTGGACAGACCTGAGCCATTTCTCTCAGGGTACTATCTGCGAAGATCATATAGGGTGGCAGGTTTTCCCTCTGAGCAATTTCCCTCCGAAGTGCACGCAAACGATCAAACAAACTAACCTCTTCAGTTTCTTTACGAGAAGGCAGTAGCG from Desulfosporosinus sp. Sb-LF encodes:
- a CDS encoding MDR family MFS transporter, with amino-acid sequence MLNKEVHVRKPIKTNRTVVLAGIMLAMFMAAIEGTIVATAIPSIVGDLGGFSLFSWVFSSFLLAQAVTIPIYGKLADLYGRKPVFTFGVFIFLVGSVLCGFAKTMNMLILFRFVQGFGAGAVQPIATTIVGDIFSMSERARIQGYISSVWGVSSIIGPALGAFFVQYVQWSWIFWVNVPIGVFAVAGIWFFLGETVHKQEHKIDYIGSALIFISISSLMVVFIQAGTVWSWLSAPVLVLLGVFFAGVYMFILQEKREAEPIMPLEIWKDSLIVVSNLATLTTGVVLIGISSFLPSYIQGVMVKSPIIAGFVLAFMTMGWVVAATLAGKVMFKFGFRRIAIVGGIWILVGSIFFVTLSPEKGWLWAGVGSFLIGIGMGLTRTVFIVGIQNSVKWEMRGVATASNMFMNILGNTMGAAILGGILNNKLSNYLKEVHRDGLNVDVINVLLDPVKRGTLSHGVLDIMTTGLALSLKYVYWGLFISAVLSFILVIFYPAKAKNEA